A stretch of DNA from Juglans microcarpa x Juglans regia isolate MS1-56 chromosome 5D, Jm3101_v1.0, whole genome shotgun sequence:
TCTTTCTGCATTGTCTATACAGTTGTTTAGCTCATGTTCAGTGTCATAgaaatataattgtaaatatgaaGGATGTCCATCTTCAGGGATTAAATTGTTAATGTAGTGATATATTTGTCGTTGAACTCTAAATGTGTAAATTCCTCTGTTCCTTCTACATAAGTCTGCatcaaatttaactccaaaagacGTGAAAGCgaatttattattgtatgtacGTGCATATGTACGGAAATTTTCGGACTCAGTCGAATCAAAAGTAAACAATTGATAAAGCTCGTCTGAAGTTTGATTACAAGTCAATGCTATTGTCCCGTCAGCACAACAGAAGCCATTTGGCTCATGATAAAATCTTCTTGCTCCACAATATTGACATGAAATAACTGATGATAGATGATTTGGCTCAAAAAATATGGTTTTCAATACTTGTCTAAAACAAGTATTCCCTGTTGGAATATTGACAATACTGTTAGAAATAGAAGTCCTTAGTCTTTCTAGAGCAGATCCATTTCTATTCATAGTATTGTCAAAACTGTGAGTGTTTGAAGAAGATCCAATTTCTCTTATAGAAACAATTTCATCATCCCTTGAAgtataagataaattatgatgggatcttgtttctatttgatttctcttattttgattttctttcacctcatcatacatttttctcttttttcgatgtatttcttccttcttttcctcCGATTGAGCACCgtaccaatatttttttggaacattttctccatattcttcataatttaattttaaagaattttagatacaaattaattaaaaaaagtcttaatagaaattgaatttttttttttaaataagattgaCCTACCAGTTGGCATTTTTATGACAAGATAGGAATATCGCAGCAATCTTATGAACTAATAAGAAACCAATAACAATTTGTCAAACATGTAAACATAAAAAGTACATGAAAAATATTCGAAGAAATAAACAGTACATTTGTAcaaataaatgcattaaatattataaaatataaaaataacattaaacaatattaatacataccTGGAGACAAGGGCAAATAAAAAGTCAGTGGAAATAGAGCTAAACAACGAACAGCGAGACAAGTATAAAGTGACAAAATCAAAGTACCtgttataaagaaatatattatgtaagatcacataattattttaataatacattgtattttgttaaataaagctGTACTAACGTATTAGAAtataatctattaatatttttttatttaaatttaattataataagtgATTATCTAACTCTCACAAACATAAACAActatataataacaaaaatttgTGAGATTGGAAATAAAACTTgcttaatattctaatatttttcttttgtttttatatatagagagagagagagagtaaaaacAGTGGCATTTTAAGGAGaaggaaaccctaaattcattTAGCAGTATAAATAGGGCGCTATAATCGCAGCGTCTCATTTCTTTTGCTTCCAGAGTTttcttcgctctctctctctctctctctctctctttctttctatgtctttctctcttccacttctcccatttcttctttTATGTCTGTATCATCCCTCTTCTTCCATCCTATTCTTAACAACAAAACACAAAGCTCTCTGTATATTCTATTTCTTCCTGCCATAGTCTCAAATCTCGCCAATCTgacatttttcatttgttatgaCAAATTATTGACATTGCATGAATTTAACAGACAAATTTAACAATTAAACAATAATGTATTAGACATATAAATATGGCATatgaataaatcaaataaatattacataataaatataaaaaacatactttaaataaaaaaaaaaaaaacaagagtacCAGAAAGTAAAGTAGAGGACAAACAAAAGTACATTGCTAAGTGctaactaatttaattatacacaaataattttatacagattatattaaatgaattaaatgagatagtatatcttaaaataaaacaaatatattaaaagaaattaatatgattaaaaaaacaaaatattcatacaacaaaaatacaatgTGAACAATTTATTTTGAGTATAGATACAtttatataagataaataaaaaattgaataacatttttttaaatgatgtagaAGATAACATACCAAAAAGTAGAGAAGGAGTAAAAAAATAGTGGAAGTAGAACAAATTGACAACAACTGGAACAAGGAATAGTTAACTAAGAACAAAAGTAgcaaatttgttaaaaaaaaaaaatacattagaaaatattagatttatattaataaaatatatatttttagtttatggaaatttatatttatatttatattaataaaaatattattattaaagtcaaaTATTCATTGAAAACGGCACAACCCATTCCATTCCAGTTCAAAAACGGCACCGTTTCCATTAACATCAAACCCTAATTCTACATTCACCACTATAAATACATCGTTATTCGCCTCTTCCTCCATTTCGTCGATTCCAGAGTCTTCTTCCCTCGACTTCTCTCGCCTTTTCCTCTGCATCTACTCAATCTCTCGCAactcctctctcttcttcttccctctcagtctaatctctctctcacagctCCTCTCTCTTGTTCCTGTCGATCTCTACATCTTCTCTCAACAGAGAAACAAAAATCACCACTTTTGTTTTCCGAAATCTTAGGAATTTGAAACTCCATCTTTCAGATCTAACgagtttttttcttgtttattttctttgatgtgTGTTGGTTTGAtctgtttttttctctctttgtggtggtttatttatttcgcataattttttttttgtgaacgAACAGATCTGAGAtattttttctcacattttgattttttttttttgtccgaTGGGTTTTGGGTTGGTTTGAtctgttttttcctttctctgtgGTGGTTTATTTAAttcgcataattttttttttgtgaacaaACAgatctgagatttttttttctcacattttgattttttttttgtcccatgGGTTGCTATGGCgaatattttgtgtggaagcattttttttttacgatgCCTATGTAGATCTCtagatttgtaaaaattgacaTCCCtgtatttccttttattttctgattttttccaAACCTCTGAAACTCTACGAATTTGAAGCTCGATCTTTCAtattggggttttttttttaatattttttttcttttgcttggtGTGTGCTGGTTTGTTCTTCTTGGTctgttttctctcattttttgtgattgttaCTTCACTTCGTGTAAATAGTTTTTTCTCAACCGACACAAATTTTAGATTATAtcttctgatttttattttggttgcaggtctattttttttaaatgcatgaagatctctagatctattcttcaGATCTATCGCTGCGATCGTATTTTTGTTGGcaggtattttttttctcaacacaTAATAATGTattcctttgattttcttttttttatttgttattttgatttgtttttgtgttttgggttgcaggggttttttttttcgttgaagggcttttttttccaaattcctACAAATTTGTAGATTTGTTTTgctgatttaaaaatgttaatatttccttattttgtttttatatattctttagtAGCTGTTTGTAGTTTGCATTTTAGGTATGGCCATatgtagttttattcttttagtttGTAGTCTATAGTTTTTTAAGTTGCATGTGTAGCAACTATCTCATAAACACTTCATGGTTTGCATTTTAACATCTGTctatatgagaattttattttataagttttagaGATGACCATATGAAGTTTTATTCTTCTAGTTTGTATTCTGTAAGTTTTTAATGTGCATGTGTAGCAAGTATCTGATAAACACTATACGATTTGTATCTTAGGTAGTTTGCAGCTtgtaactttttaatttcaaagtttGCAGTTTGGATTTTAACACATCTGTTTATATGAGaactttatattatatgttttaggcaattattcatctatttttaaatattgagtgCTATATATAAACAGAGTGAGtgcgtctatatatatattatataacatttcatctatatattgcatataaaaaatGACTCACTCTGTTTACagatgttgtttttgttttttgtagctgtaatttctagtttttacattattagtcgtacctagattttttttacttccaATTTCTGCTTTCTTTCTCACGTAAATGCTTACTATGTTATGAATTTACGTTATAATTTTAGATTGTAAGTATTTGGTCTAAAATAATCCAagctaattttttgttttgttttttagtttggAATTTAATCAcatgtgtactatttcattaaaGCATAGAAAAGTTTATAGTCATCCGAGCACAAATACAAACTGAAAGATATCTAGTTGATTTCGAAATTCACAACTAAATTTAGATTTGTTATTCCAAATATTAATGCaactttttattgttgttctttcgttttgactatttttttttatttacttctaacaattaattattacatataaataaataactgaatAAATAGTCATAAATATTTAGTTCAGAATAATAAACATGAAAGAAGGGAATAATCAACATAAGAAGACTTACTTGTGAAATCGAAAAACTGAGAGACAAATTTAAAACCCAGGGCGGAGAGATATTTTTGTGAGGAACGTTGTAATGTCAGCAGTCTATTTATAGTAAATAACCAAGCAGCAAACGGTGaaagcaaaaattatttttattcccaGCACAAAGCGGTGGAAGCGGTGTGAAAAACTAAAAGCAAAATTCagtctgcaaaaaaaaaaaaaaaaaaggtattaaaATTAGCAgggaaaaattattctcatagGAGCGGTGGGAaaagatagagaagaaaaatctagaagaaaaaaatctagataGAAACGGCGGTAAGATAAGAGAAATAATCCAGAATCTTTCAGAAGCTACACAAAGTATTGCACGAAAAGAGGACATCAGCGGAAAATGAGCAGAAAAGCAGGGGTCAAAagggtgaaaaaaataaaagaaaagacagacaagaataaatataaaaactaaggataagaatgaaaaaaaataaagcaagagGTGGGacacaaagggaaaaaaatgtaaaagaatgggcaaaaaaggaaaaaaaattaacaaagaagaACGCAACACGTCGAAGaggaaaatgaattgaaaaccAGGGATAAAATCGGAAAAAAAGGTGGACGACAGCTGCTTATAGCCGCTTATTACATATAAGATAATAGTTTTTAGATATTcaaccttaaaaaaatatcaacctTATCCTCTGTGCATTTATCATCAGGAATTAACCCAATAATCGTctgatttatatatagtttagtaaagtgaaaaatacaaagtaacgtaatttgatatgatgggttagattataataatttgatataatatattagattataaaattatttttatcttaaaataaatttaacagatcACATAAATCTacttacttttatataatctttttatatttataatgattaacatccttataatataatctcaaaggATGAAAGGCTCTTTTTAACTCaattaaataaagatattaagGTCAAAAGTCCTGTGAGTTTAGGCAGAGCTAAGTCAGTGGGAGGTAGAGTCTCTAATCTATTCGGAAGTAGAGGTACAGTTTTCGAGTGAGAATTTTGTGGAAATTTCTGTAGAAAAATAGAGTGGAATTGAGATGGAAGATAAATGGAGAGGGATGAAACTTAATGAAGATGAGTTTGCTGTTTTGGAACTGGAAGTAGAGGGAGAGTATGGTGTAAATGAGGTTGGTTATCGTAGTCTGATAGGAAAATTGTGGATGGAAAGAGAATTGGCAGAGAGGTGATAGCAGCAACTATGTCAAAAATATGGAGGATTAGTAAGCCTGCAATGTTCAAGCAATGCGGTGTTAATATGTTTACGATTACTTTAGCAAATCATGCTGATAAGATGAGGATTATGGCAGGAAGGCCAtggttatttgaaaattatttgctTGTATCAGAAGAGTTCAATGGTTTTACACAACCAAGCAAGATATTGTTTGACAGAGAGGAGTTTTGGGTACAATTTCATAATCTACCATTAACActtatgaataaatattatggAGAGAGGATAGGGAATTCTGTGGAAAAAGTGGTGGAGGTAGATGTAGATAACAATGATTTAGAGTGGGGACAGTTTCTTAGAGTCAAAGTAGAGTTAGATTTATTGAAGGTAGTGGCAAGGGGAAGAACAATAAGGGATAAGATGAAAAAGTTTGGATTCCttttaaatatgagaaattaCCAAAGCTATGTTTTGGGTGTGGAACACTTGTACATAAAAATGATGGTTGCTCGTTTAAGGAAGAAAGTCTGGGAAGATACCATGATAATGACTAGCAGTGTGGCTTGTGGTTGAGAGCTGAGCCTAATTTTGGGAGGAGATGACAGTCAAAATCTGAGCGAGTTCCAAAGTTTAATCAgggtgaaaattttgaaaattggagGAGGAGGGAGCTGGATAAAGGGGGTGATGGTAGTGGGGACTGGATGTTAAAAGCTGATAAGGTGGGTATTGAAAGTTTAGGGACAGTGGCTTTATCGAATTTTGTATGTGGAAGTATCAGTTATTCAAAAACTACTCATACAAGTGATAAGGAAAAAGAATTTGTTGAGGAACAAGTAACAGACTAGAGTTCCAGTATGGTGTAAAAGGTGGTGGGAAAGGAAACAGTGTGTCAAATAGGTATAGAACTGGAAATAAGTActaatgagaaaagaaaagcaaattgGAAGAGAAGGGCTGGGGGTAATGGGGGGATGGCAGGGGGTTGGTTGACTCTAGTGATATACAACAATGTGGGATGAGGGGACTAGAAGATGAAGATAGTGGTGAGGATAGGGAGGTATTTGGAAAGAGGCATAGAAGGGGTTGGGGGAGGTACATCAAGGCAGTAATGTTGACTTGGCGGTGGTTGCTTTGCAACATCCCAAGAGCCATGAAAACATTAAGTTAGAACTGttgagggcttgggaacccccgTGCAGTTCAGGACCTCTACATGTTAGTTGAGGAAAAGAGACCCAATATAGTTTTCCTTATGGAAACTAAATTATTGACAAAGACGTAGGAatggatgaaaagaaaattgaaatttcatgGGTGTTTAACAGTGGACTCAGTGGGAAAGAGTTGGGGATTAGCATTGTTATGGAAGTCTAATATAGGAGTGAATATTTGTTCCTATTCTAGACACCATATTAGTGCAACTGTGGATAGTGAAGGGAGAGAAAAATGCATGGCTGCTTACTGGCTATTATGGCTAGACTAACACAACTAGAAGACAAGATGCTTGGGATTTACTAGTCTCATTGAAACCTAAGGACCATAAACCTTGGATGGTGTGCGGAGATTTTAACACAGTATGAAAAGGTTGGTGGAAGTATAAGAAGTGAGGCCCAAATGGAAAGGTTTAGGGTAGTTTTGGAGAAATGTGGGTTATATGATATGGAATGGGAAGGGTCGAGGTTCACATGGAGTAATGGACATGGTGATTCAACTTTCATTAAGGAGAGGCTAGATAGAGGGGTTGCAAATGTAGAATGGATCAACAtgttcaaaaaagaaaatgtaaaggTGATGGTAGGAAGGATTTCATATCACAGGCCACTATTGATTAGTTTCTAGCAAGAATGTAATAGAGGAAGTAATGCGAGTCAAAGCATATTTAGATATGAAATGGCTTGGGGAAGTGAAGAGGTGTGCAAGCAAAAGGTTAAAGAAGAGTGGGGCAAAGATGAGGGGCAGTGCATCAATTTGAAGGAGATTCAAAACTGTTTAAAAAGAAGTCAGATAGTGCTGTCAAAGTGGTGCATATTTAAAGCCTTAGAGGATGAAAAGAAGATAAGAGAGAAGACTGCAGTGCTAAAAGACTTACAGAATGATGATGGACAACATAATGTGAATGAAGCAAAAATTCTGCAAAATGAGGTTGGTGAATTACTGGCAAAAGAGAGTAAGTTGTGGAGAGAAAGGGCAAAAGTACATTGGTATTAGCATGGAGataaaaaattcaagatattttcatGCATGTGCTACTCAAAGGAAGAAGTAAAATAGGATCAAGAAAGTACAAGATGAGactgaaaacaaaatggaaaaggaaaatgaaatttataaagcTTTTAAGAGGTATTTTCAGAATGTGTATCAATCATCTAATCCAAGGAAGGTGGATTTGGAGGAGTGTTTGAAACATGTAGACTCAAAGGTGTTGACAGAGATCAATATGACTCTTATGGCACCATGTACAACTTATGAGGTTGGAGTGACACTAAAACAGATGAACCCATGGAAGTCACCATGATTAGATGGATTTGGAGCAGGATTTTATCAAGATCATTGGGAAGTAGTGGGACCTAATGTTAGTATGGCCATCCTTGATGTCTTAAATGGAAGTCAGTTGCCTAGTGCTATAAATCATACAAATATTGCACTAGTTCCTAAGATAACTAACCCATTATCTGTAACTAAGTTTAGGCTCATCTCTTCATGCAATATTTTGTGCAAACTTATTGCAAAAGTTTTAGCAAATCGACTCAAAAGAGTGCTTCCTTACATTATTTCTGTTGGCAAAGTGTTTTTGTGCCAAGAAGGTTTATAATAGACAATGTAATGGTAGCTTTTGAGATTTTGCACTCGAtgttgaaaagaaagaaaggaagagtgGAGAGTTTAGCACTTAAATTAGACATGtcaaaagcttatgataggaTATAGTggaattttttagaaaatattatgagaAAGCTAGGTTTTGTAGAAGGTTGGATAAAAATGGTGATGAAGTGTGTGAGATCAGTGtcattttccattttggtgaatggtagACCTGGTGACAGTTTTAAACCAAGTAGAGGTTTAAGTTAAGGTGATCCACTATCACCTTACATTTTTATCCTCTGTGCAGAAGGCTCAAGTGCTATGTTATGAAAAGCAAAGGAAGAGGGAAGAATGAGTGGTTTGGCTGCAGTAAAAGGGGTACCAAAATAAGTCATCTGCTGTTTACATATGACTGTATTCAGTAAAGCAAATAAGGGGAATTGGAAGGCTATTCAAGAAGAATTGGAGAAATATAAAAGTGCTTCAGGTCAAGCACTTAACAAACAAAGATCTTCATCCTATTTAGTGTTAATACTGATAGGGAGACTAAAAGAGAGATCATGCAAACTGCAGGTGTTATATTGTGTAGGGACTATGGCAAGTACTTGGGGCTACCAACGATGATAGGCAGAGCTAAATTTCACACGTTTAAGATGATAAAGGAGAGGATATGGAGGAAAATACATAGTTGGAAGAATTCTTTCATGTCTAGAGTTAGGAGAGAAATCATGATAAAAGTAGTACTGCAATCGATACCAACTTGCACAATGAATGTCTTCTTGTTACCTAAGAGGTTATGTACTGAGATTAATGCACTGATATCAAGATTCTAGTGGAAGAACAATGATGAGGAAAGGCTATTTATTGGAAGAAGTGGTCTAAGATGGGAGATAACAAAGTGGATGGTGGGATGAGTTTTAGAGATATTGAGGTGTTTAATAGAGCTTTACTGGCCAAGCAGGGTTGGCAACTGCAATTGGATTAAGACTCTTTGGTAGCAAATGtgtttaaagagaaatattacaGAAGAACCTAGTTCATAGACGCAAAACTTGGATTCAGACCATCATATATGTGGAGAAGTTTAATGGCAACGTAGTCTATTGTGAATGATGGTTTCAGATGGAGGGTTgggaatggaaaaaaaaaatgtcaatttggtatgataaatggctACCTCAATTTGATATACATCAAATCAGATCACCTATAAAACTGTtagcaaaaaatgaaaaggaagtaCTAATAAATGAGGAAAGTCACAACTGGAAAGAGGGATAAATAGAAGAAATCTTTAACACAGAAGAAGCTACTCAGATATGATGTATTCCATTGAGCAAGAGATGAGGGGCAGATAAAGCCTGTTTGAGGGTATACAAAAGATGAGAGGTATACAATGAGAAGTGCATATTATGTAGAAAAGAGTAAAGAAAAGGCAGATGTGGGGGAATTCTCGAGCTGGCAAGATAAAAAACAGATGTGAAAGCTTATGTGGAACTTGAATGTGCTAAGGAAGGTGAAACGGTTCCTGTGGAAAGCTTTACACTCGATCTTGCCTACAAAATTGAATCTACTTAAAATGAAGGTGGTGGAAGAAGCAACATGTCCTATATGTAAACAAGAGGTGGAATCAATTCATCATGTGTTATGGACCTGTCCAGCTGCCAGGGATGCATGGGCTAAGAGGTCTAGTGCCTTGAATAAATGGTGTTATAAAGAAGTATAATTTGTTCAACTCTGGCAGAAGCTAATGAAGACACTGGATCAAGAGAAGTTGAAGAGAGTAACAATTATACTTGCAAGCATTTGatttagaagaaataaatttgtttttaatgataGGTTTGATGGTCCAAGTTTGATAATGAAACAAGCTATTGATGATGAAAGTGTTCCATGAAGCAGAAGAAAAACGACATGAACAGAGAAAATTGAATGGGAATAAGCAAGATACATACAAAGTAGTTGCCACCCAATGAACTTTTTACGAAAATTAATTATGATGCCTAAGTGGATAGAGAAGCAAAGAAGATGGGAATTGGGGTGCAGCAAGAAACCATAAAGGAGAAATTATGTTTCTCTACTGTATTGTAAGGAAATTTGTAGGGAAAATTGAAGTTGCTAAAATACTAGCATTGTGGAAGGCTATGGAGATAGCTGTTGAACTTAATTTATAAGGAGTTATCTTTGAAGGGATGCATAGAAAGTAGCAAAAAGTAGTGTATAATAATGATGAGTATGATGGGTGGATATATCAACAAGTTATTAAAGAGGTACTATCACATAGGCCTAGTTGGTCTGTAGAGTCCATCTCTAGAGAAAGTAATAATATAGCACATATATTGGCAAAGAGAGGTAAGCAGAGAGATGAGTCGTCTTGTTAGATGGAAGAAATTCCTAATGAGTTATCATATGTAATAGAAAAGGAGAAACCATGTAACGAACCATGCTCAGTTATGTCTTAATGGAATGAACTCAGGTAGtgatgtttcaaaaaataataataataataataataataataataataaagatattAAGATCATGATACCGTgcttttacaactatttttggcgattcttattattattataaaatccaaaatagctCTTGAAAAATGCCGAGGTTCcaacttcaaagttcaaacaagaTAAAAGCTGAGAACAACGACCATACAACGTCGGACACGTCACAAGTAGCAACCGGTCGCTTCGTGTCGGTCTCACCAAGTCGCCACGTACGCGAAGAACTTCCACAACTGTCAGGCCTTGCGGAGAATCAGTAATAGAGAACACTTGGCAGGGACGTGTCGAAATAAGAACAAAATCCCGGGGAATTGCCACGTGTATCTATGCCAGACCGCCTTTTACGCCTATATAAGTTGACTCTAGTAAGCTGATTTTCCATTGCTACACTGTGAAGCACAAATCATTTCGAgtttaaaagggaaaaaacaatcaaatcaCGAGAGaatagaaagagtgaaaaatgCAGACAGGTAAGAACGCAGCGGCTTCCGCGAAGGAAAAGGCGGCCAACGTTGCGGCCTCCGCCAAATCTGGCATGGAGAAGGCCAAGGCCAGCGCTCAGGAGAAGGTTACTTTGTCGACGTTTGCTTTGTTTTTCCCTTACCCTTTTGGTTTCCATGCAAGCAAAATTCCCCACACGTACTATATGTGGTAGACATGAACAATATTGTCTATGAGGATCTTGTGAAAGATTAATTAGCGTTGTGTCCCTGTCATTTGCACCATGTACTTCTGAAGCAACTTGCATGCATTACTTCACCCATCAACTTGGTTGTGTATTAAGTGCTCTTGCAGTGTCCATTTCTAGCGATCTGTAGCGAGATGGGTGGCCAAAATCACTTACCTTTTCGACCGTCATGGGTGACCTAGCCATGTGCATGCTGAACTAAAAGGTCGAAAAATAGATGGTCCCTCGTAGCTTTCTACGCACCCAGTACTGAAAGCCATTTTCTTGGCTGAATAGCATTGTCAATTTTGTTGCTACTTGAATGTACTTTGTAGAATAATATAGGATAATAATgctaaaaaaaagagaaaattgattGGAGAAAATTATTGCTTTTATGATCAGTTGCAAGCGAACTGTTGATCTGATTGGATTTTACAAACTAATGTACTGGGTGTAACAGGTAGAAAAGATGACAGCTCATGATCCAGTGGAGAAAGAAATGGCCACCGAAAAAGAAGAGGCGATAAAACAACAGGCTGAACTGGAGAAGCAGGAGGCACGTATGCACAACGCTGCAAACAAACAGGCGGAGAGGGGTGGAGCGCTTGGCGGAGGATATGCTACGACAGGGACTGAGGGTGTGGTGGAGTCGCACCCAGTTGGGATAGATAAGGGCAGCGGGAGGACCACAGCCCAAAATCCCCGTGTGGAAGGGACCGGCCCTACTTA
This window harbors:
- the LOC121264661 gene encoding 11 kDa late embryogenesis abundant protein — translated: MQTGKNAAASAKEKAANVAASAKSGMEKAKASAQEKVEKMTAHDPVEKEMATEKEEAIKQQAELEKQEARMHNAANKQAERGGALGGGYATTGTEGVVESHPVGIDKGSGRTTAQNPRVEGTGPTYGTGGTYR